TCTCATATTTGGAGTACTAGGGCTTATTATATCATTTATTCATGAGCTACGAATGGGAATCATTACATTATGACAAAAAAAAGGAAAAATAAAATAATAAAAATGTGTCCTGAATGTCATAGCACAAAATTCCAAAAAGATATCAGACACCAAGAAACATACTGCACAAAATGTGGATTAGTTATCCTAGCTCCACTAACAAGTGGAATAATATATCCTGGATATATGTATGTAGATATCACAAAAAAAATATAATTGTTGTAGATTCATGGATACATAAAACAAGAAAAGAATTGAATCAGTACAAAATGAACAAAAAATAAATAATCTCTTTTTTTAAAATGAATAATCTACACAAAAAAATAATCATTAAAAACACATAAAAAAGAAAAGAAGGTAAAAAAAATCATGGAAATTAAAGAACTGGATATCACAAAAATAGTAATTATCGTATTTGTAGGAATAGCATCAGTATTATCAATATATTTGAACGTTTCAGATATACCTGCATTATGCCTAGGAGGTCTAATAGGGTACTTATCTAAGGATATACCTGTAACGGATTTAGGAATTGATGAATATGGTAAATAAAACAAAAATAACTCCTTTAAATGACATTAATTCCCTTGAATCAACAGTAGAAGAATACAGGATAGGAAATCTTGAAAAAAAAGTAATAACAAATCAAGAAGAAATAATGAAAGAACTCCGACAAATCAGAAAGGACATAAATAAAGATCATGAAAAAGTAATAAAACTAGAATTAATGTATGGTATTCTTGATGACAAATTCAGAAAACAAGAAAGCTACGTAAAAGCGATAACCACGACAATAATAGCACAAATAATATTATTTTTATTACAAATTTTCACAAGGTGATTCCTGGTGTCAAATAAAGGATACAATGAAGAAAGAACAGTAGTACAAATATTATGCAGTTGAAGTGAAAAGTAGTAAAAATGATCATATCTACATAAGAAGTGAACAAGTAGAAGAACTTGTACATTTTTCACATGGATTCGGAGCAACACCTATCGTAGTTGCAAAATTTACATGGAAACCTTATAAGGTATTTGATATAATTGAACTTGAAACAACAGATTCAGGAACATATGCAATTCATAAAAAGAATATTGATAAACAATTTAATTTAAATGATTATATTACAAATTTGAGAGGTTGAAATTAAAATGGAATTTGAAAAAATAACACTTGATGAAATACCCTTTGATAGTGTGGATAGCACCTCATGGATTGCTCCATTTGTGTGGGGACGAATAGGTAATTATACAATTTCAAAAATATTATTATAATTACTGGTTATGGCATCAGAAATATAAAACAGAAAAAAAATAAAAAAAATATTGAATTAGAAGAGGTTAATAATTATGAGTACTGCTGCAGAACATATTTGGGAGTACAGATATCCTCACGAAAGCACAAAAGCATTTGACTTATTCGCGAAATATCTTAAACTTGGAACAGGCAGATCTCTAACAAAATTAAAGGCAGAATATGGTATTGATATATCACTCAGACAATTAAAAGAATACAGTCGAAAATATGATTGGGTGTCAAGAGCAGAAGCAAAAGACGATTATGACATTCAAAAACAAATGCATCAACAAGAAAAAGAAAAAGAACAATATTTCCAGAAAAGATTAGAACGAATAAATCAGTACCATGATGCTACAGATGCTGTACTTCAAACATTACTTATTGATCTGGGATTAATTCCAAATCCTGAAACTAAAAGACTAGAAAAAAATGAATCAATCAAAAGTACTAGTGTAGCAAGTAGTTTGAAAAACCTTACAGATGCAAATGTGAATAATACTAAACTAGCACTTAGATTCCTAGGACTGCCTGAAACAATCAAAGACACGCAAAATATTAACATGGAAGCGAATACAACAAGCATGGTGAATACAAAATTAAATATTCAAAAGACACTTCATGATGAACAATTTATGAATAATGAACTCAGATTTATGAAAAAGCTTGTAGACAAAGATAAAGAACAAAAGTGATTAGTTATGATGAACACTGCTAATGAACATGGAATACTAGGACTTGGACGTTGGAGTATGCTAATAAATGGTGGACGTTGGAAACCACGTGACTTTGACCTCATCATTATTGAATTACTACAATATGCAATACAAGGTAAAATGTCAAAATTGTTACTTAGCGTTCCATCAAGGCATGGGAAATCCACATTAATTTCAAAGAATTTTTGTAGTTATTTCTTATCACATTTTCCTAATGAGCAGATAATACTTTCATCATACAGTCAACGTCTAGCAAGTGAGTTCGGCGGAAGTGTAAAAGACATCATCAATTACTATGGTTACCTCTCACCATATGAAGTAAAAGTTAGTAGTGATAATAAAGCAAAAAATAAATTTCAAATAGCAAAGCCTTACGATGGTCAGATGCTTGCTGTAGGAGCTGGGGGAAGTATCCTGGGATTTGGAGCAGGACTGTTCATTATTGATGACCCTATAAAATCAGTGAATGAAGCAGAAAGTGAAACAATCCAACAAAGACTACGTAACTGGTTTAGTGGAACAGCAAAAACAAGACTACAAAAACGTACAGATGGAAAACCCCCTATAATGATTGTAATTGCACAAAGACTGCACCTTAAGGACTTACATGGAATTATCAAAGAAACAGAACCAGTTATCAGTGGACTTGAAGCACTAAAAATTCTACGTGGTGGTGAATCCATAGACCCAAATGTATGGGTTGATGTGAACATGCCTGCAATATGCACAGACCCCGAATCTGATATCCTAAGACGAAAAAAGAATGAAGTACTATGGGAAGATCAACGAAGCTACGATTGGCTCATGAAAGAAAAACAAGCAATGGGTAGCTACTTGTTCAACGCGATTTATCAAGGTGACCCTAAAGAGCGTGAAGGAAATATATTCAAACGTGAATGGTTTTATGATGAACTTACAGACAAACTAAATTGTGTTATTGATGAAAATAAGATATGTGATATACCTACACTACGGTATTGGGACTTCGCAGGAAGTGGTGAACAAGGAGATGAAACAAGTGGAGTATTAACAGGGTATGATGGAAAGAATCTTTATGTTCTAGACCTTGTAAATGGTAAATTCACTGCAAGTCAAACAAAAAATAAATTCATAAAATCTGCGTACAAAGATGGAAAAAAAACATTCATTAAAATAGAACAAGAACCAGGAAGTGCTTCGAAAATATTGATAAATAATCTTCAACGTGAACTTCAAGGATACACAATAAGAGCTGATAAAGTAACACGTGCTAAGAATATGCGTAGCTTTGAACTTGAAGCACTTTGTGAGGACAGACATTTCAAAATTATTAAAGCACCTTGGAATGAAAAATTAGTGGATCAATTAATAAATTTTACTGGTCGTGAGGGTGGTAAAGATGATATTGTGGACAGTTTGACTGGAAGTGCTAGGTATTGGCTTAAGAAAAAACCAAAAATAAATGTATAATTAATTTTTTTTAGAAGGTGAAGATAATTACAGAATATATGAATGATGATAAAGAATTGCTATCAAGCAGTTATCTTGTTACAGTTGATAATTATGATACATATAGCAATCCACAACTCATAGACCGTAACACATATAGTCAGTATGCATTCAAAAATGGAAGCTTTAGTAGGAGTGCACAGATAGATATGGATAAGTGGGAGGGTTATAAAGTTCCTGAGTATCCTCTTCAATTTCTGAGTGGATTACTTCGTTTAAATGTTTTTCATGAGCAATGTTGTGATATTATAAGTAATGCTGTTGTAGGTCATGGCTGGGATATAGTACCTGTATCAGACATTGACTATGACCCAAATGTAGAAAATAAAAATAAAATAATAGACCTTATAACTCATTTTTCAAAAGATTTACGAGAAGAACTTCAAGAAGTCATATATGATTATGAAGCTCTTGGTTGTGCAGGAATTGAACTTATACGTGATACTGAAGACTCTGACCATCATATCATTGATATTAAACGACTTGATATTACATATTGTATGCTTCATAATGATGAAGTTAGAATTAAACAAGAATATAATGGTGAACATGCATTTTTCGTGCTTTATGGAAAGAATTATGATGAAAATGGAATTAAATATGATGTAAATAGATATACAGGTGAAATTGTAGAACAAGGTAGTTTGTCTTTTGATGAAACAGCACATGAAGTAATATGGGTAACTAAATATAAAACTAATTCTGCTAATTATGGAAGTGCTAAGATAACTACAGAACTTGATACAATAAAAAGTGAAATTGGAAGAGCTAATTTTAATAATAAATTTTTTGAAAATTATGGGCTTCCTGCTTTCGCTGTATCTATTAGCGGGGACTTCCAAGATTACGATGTGCCTGAATATTTTGACGATGGAACAAAAAATCCTGACTATGATATAACGAAGACCTTAAGATACAAGGTAGCAAGTCAAATCAAAGAAGTAATTAAAAATCCTCATAGTGCAGTAGTTCTCAGTGTTCCAACTCTTGATGAAACACCAGCTAACATACAATTTACTCCACTAAGTAATGATGTGAAAGAAGCTAGTTTTAGACTGCTTAGACAAGATAATAAAGAGGAAATTTGTGCAAGTCATGGAATTAGTAGTGACTTGATTGGTACAACAAAAACAGGTAATCTTGGAGGAAATACTGCACTTGCTGATTATGAGGGTTTTGTTGAAAGAGTGATTGCTCCATTACAAACACTTTTTGAAAATCGTTTTAATAAAATTATCATTCAACAAGATTGGGGTATTTTTGACTGGATTTTTAAATTTAATCAAATTCGTAAAACTGATATTAGTGAACAAATAACTCAGATAAAAGACTTGCTTGATTATGGACTTATTACAAGGAGACAAGCAATAGAAAAAATTGGTAAACAGTTTGGAGCATCAGCGGATCCTAATAACCCTCTTCTTGATGAATATACAATTAAAGGGGTTCCTGAACGTGTTGTATTTGAAGAGTCAATTGAAGACTTTGATGATAGTTTCTTTGAAAATGTACAACAACAATTATTAGATGAAGCAGAACGAATAGAGAGGGAAGGAAATGACACAACAACAGTATCTGATAATGAGCTTCAAAACATTTCAGGCAAAAAAGCTCAATCAAGAATTCAACAAATTTTTAAAAATGAGTTTAAAGCTAGAAAAAAAATTAGAAAATGAGCTGTACGAAAAATATACTGGTGTTATGTTTCAACAGATAATTGATGTCATCACTAGAAATCTTGACTATCCATCTATGAACTTGAATATACTTGAAAATGAATTATATATGCTTCTTAGCAATTATGATGAATGGTATAACGAACTTATGGATAGTTATGTGGAGCAGAGTATGGAACTAGCACGACAAAGACATCAACAATATACTGAACTGCTTCACAATAAGGAAGTTACTAACTCTCTTTTATCAGATGATATAACAAAAAAATCATGGTTTAAACTTATAAGTAATAAGGTAAAATCAAGATTTAAAAGAACAAGAAAAAAAACAAGTTTGACTGGAAAACTTAAAGCTAAAAATTACAGGTTGAAAAGACAAAAAAAATATACTAATTCTACATTTTCAAAAAGAACAACAAAAAAAGTAAGTAGAGTAATTCAAAAACACTATAAAAATAAAAAAGATACAGTCCACTTGAAAAAATCATTAAATGATAAATTAAGAAAAATTTTTAATGAGGATGCAAAAAGAATGGCTGAAAGCATAATACAAGGTTCAAAAAATGAGTCAGCATATGATGAAATTATGAATGATGAATCAATAAAAAATAAACAATGGATTACCCAAGGTGATGATAAAGTTAGGGATAGTCATGCAGAATTGGAAGGTACGATTATCCCTAAGGACGAAGTATTTCCGAATGGACTTGAATTTCCTCGTGATGATAGAGGTGATGCTGAAGAAGTTATTAATTGTCGATGTGAGTTGTTACCTGCTTAGTCATAACTTATTTTTTATTTTTTTTTATACAAATTTTAGTTATTTATACTCATTATTAGGTCATTGTTTATGAACTAACTATTAATGCTAAACACGAAAAAAGAAAATACTGTGATTTTAGTATTCAACAATAAACAATGTTTAAAATTAATTTTATTTTTTTTATGTTGGTGAGTAAAAAAAAGATTAAATTGGATTCAAAGTTCCAAGCTCACCTAAAAAACTATACTTACTATATTATACTATAAAACTTGTCTTATAACCTCCGAAAAAAAAGATAAAAACTAGAATTTAAAATAAAAAAAATAACATGACTGTCGAACACTAATATAAAAAAAGATGAAAAAGTGAGTGGTGAAACAAAATTAATGAAACAATAACAGTAACCGCACCAGTATTCCTCCCCAACACTCCAGACTGTGACTATGCAGATGGAGAGGAATTACTAACACCTGAAAAAATACAACAACTTGCATCAAGTTTCAAAAATTATAATATCATTGATTATGAACACCAATTTACAAATAAGACAAAACCCTACTACCTGCAACAAGTAGGTAAACCTGTACAAATGTGGATAAGTCAAAAAGACAATAATTTCACCGATGTAACAGGGACTACTCAGACAATACCTGCAGGAACACTATGGCTTACCAGTGAAATATATAATCCTGTGATGATTCAGGCAATCAAAGAAAAAAGAATTACAGCTTATAGTGCAACAACTGCTGAAAAAAAATATGCTGATGAACTCATGAACCTAGTTAATACAAGTACTAGTGCTAAAAGTCATCAAAAAGAAGTTCAAAAATTAGCAGACAAAATAAGTTTTAAAAGAACACTTATCAAAGATATTAAAGACCCTGTACTTTTCACAGTCACACTAACAGGAATGCCTTGTGTAGGTAGTGCTATGTTTTGTCAATCATGTTTACTTGATGCTAATGAGAGTAATAAATCAATTGATGAGGAAAAAAAGATGGATAAAACAACATTCTTAGAAAAATTAGTAGCTTTTTTCAAATCATTAGAATATGAGGAAAAAGAACAGGAATCATCTGATGAAAAAGAAATAACATCAACAGATGAGCCAACAACAGATAATAAACCAGTTGTTGATGAATCAAAAGAATCTGATGAAAAACCTGAACAGGAATCAACAACTGATGAAGAAGAAACAACATCAACAGATAAACCAGAATCAACCGATAAACCAAAAGAATCGGAAGAGCCAAAAGAATCTGATAAACCTAAAGAATCTGAGGATACAACAACTGATGATGAAAAAGAGGAAGAAGAGGAAAAACGTAAACGCCTCCAATCAAAAAAAAGCAATGTAAAACCAACAACAAGTAAAAAATCATCAGCCAAACCCAAACCAAACCCAACAAGAAACATAACCACCAAATCCAAACAAATCAAAGTAAATGATGGAATAGGAGAATCACAAAAAATGAAGAAAATACATGAAAGTGAAGTAATATATGATATCATCAAAAATGGGGTAAGTACAAAATCAATAGGAAAAGAAAACATAAGTTTTAAAAATACAGGTATCATTCCAGCATTTGATAATCAAGCATTGCTAAACATGATTTACAATCCAACAATACAAGAATCATTTAAAGCAAGTTTCACAGAAGAAAATACAAATAAAGCAGTATTAGAAACAAATCTTTTCGCAACTTACGTAAAAAAATTAATTCTAAGTGACCCAATTCTTGAAGATGCAACATACCAAACAGTATACGGTGAAAAAGCAAACATCTATACAATAGGACTCTCAGGAGAAGTAACACAAGATGGTATATTACCTGAACATTACTACTTCGATAAAGATCCTGCAGAAACAAATATTGATATTGGAAAAGATGTGCTTGAACCTGTACCTCAAAGAGCAAAACTTGTTATATCAGACAGACAAGTAAGAAATAATGTATATGGTCAAGACTTATTAAGCAATGCTCTTAGTCTCACACAAGACGCATTTAATCGTGGAGTAAGTACAGCAAGAGTATTCGGAAACACAAAACTTGGAGAAACAGTTGATAAACAATACACACGTAGAGATGGTCTTCTTGTATCAGCAGGACAACAACTTGTATCAGGTACAGACTTTGATGTAGCAGATGGAATTATATCAATCTTTGAAGACATGTTCTATTCACTACCTGAAGAAGCACAAAATGAAGATGATTACACATTCTATGTCCCAACCAATGTTTACAGAGCATACTATAACTATTTCATTAACAAAGTAGGTGATAAAGTTGTAGATATACTCACAACAAGAATACCTCTATATTGGGAAAATATACCTATAAAAACAAGCCCTACACTTAATAATGCAAAAGCAAGAACAGACTTAGATGGTGGTAAAGCATCAATACTTCTTACAAATCCAAAAAATACAAACTTTGGTGTGGGAAGAAATCTTACAATTGAACCTGATAGACATGCAGATACCAGTAGTAACACATACTTCTACACAATGGATTCAGATGCTAAATATAGTATCCCTGATTATGCTGTTGTTGCAAAAATGACTGATGATGAATATAAAGCACTACCTAAAGTAGAACCATAAAATGAGGTAAAAATAATGCTACCTACATATGAAAAAATAAAATTAGATCAGCGCGTAAAAGCTAAAGGGCGTTACAATCTTATTCGGACTGAAATAAATAATCTTGAAAAAAAATTAATGAACTTGCTGAAACTGTTGAATCACTTCCTAAGAGTGATTCTTCATCTTCTACAAATGATACAGAATAATTTTATATTAAAAAAATACCAATGGTGGTGAGGATAATAACTTTTTATTGCAATGTTGTTGATGTAATTAATTTTACTCAAATAACTCCAGCAAAATTGGGTATTGATGTAAGAAAAGATCCAAATAAATTAGAAGAAATCATATTAAAATGGATAACTCATGCTTCAAATATGATCGATGAATATACAAA
The window above is part of the Methanosphaera cuniculi genome. Proteins encoded here:
- a CDS encoding XkdF-like putative serine protease domain-containing protein, translated to MTVTAPVFLPNTPDCDYADGEELLTPEKIQQLASSFKNYNIIDYEHQFTNKTKPYYLQQVGKPVQMWISQKDNNFTDVTGTTQTIPAGTLWLTSEIYNPVMIQAIKEKRITAYSATTAEKKYADELMNLVNTSTSAKSHQKEVQKLADKISFKRTLIKDIKDPVLFTVTLTGMPCVGSAMFCQSCLLDANESNKSIDEEKKMDKTTFLEKLVAFFKSLEYEEKEQESSDEKEITSTDEPTTDNKPVVDESKESDEKPEQESTTDEEETTSTDKPESTDKPKESEEPKESDKPKESEDTTTDDEKEEEEEKRKRLQSKKSNVKPTTSKKSSAKPKPNPTRNITTKSKQIKVNDGIGESQKMKKIHESEVIYDIIKNGVSTKSIGKENISFKNTGIIPAFDNQALLNMIYNPTIQESFKASFTEENTNKAVLETNLFATYVKKLILSDPILEDATYQTVYGEKANIYTIGLSGEVTQDGILPEHYYFDKDPAETNIDIGKDVLEPVPQRAKLVISDRQVRNNVYGQDLLSNALSLTQDAFNRGVSTARVFGNTKLGETVDKQYTRRDGLLVSAGQQLVSGTDFDVADGIISIFEDMFYSLPEEAQNEDDYTFYVPTNVYRAYYNYFINKVGDKVVDILTTRIPLYWENIPIKTSPTLNNAKARTDLDGGKASILLTNPKNTNFGVGRNLTIEPDRHADTSSNTYFYTMDSDAKYSIPDYAVVAKMTDDEYKALPKVEP
- a CDS encoding TFIIB-type zinc ribbon-containing protein; translated protein: MTKKRKNKIIKMCPECHSTKFQKDIRHQETYCTKCGLVILAPLTSGIIYPGYMYVDITKKI
- a CDS encoding phage portal protein produces the protein MNDDKELLSSSYLVTVDNYDTYSNPQLIDRNTYSQYAFKNGSFSRSAQIDMDKWEGYKVPEYPLQFLSGLLRLNVFHEQCCDIISNAVVGHGWDIVPVSDIDYDPNVENKNKIIDLITHFSKDLREELQEVIYDYEALGCAGIELIRDTEDSDHHIIDIKRLDITYCMLHNDEVRIKQEYNGEHAFFVLYGKNYDENGIKYDVNRYTGEIVEQGSLSFDETAHEVIWVTKYKTNSANYGSAKITTELDTIKSEIGRANFNNKFFENYGLPAFAVSISGDFQDYDVPEYFDDGTKNPDYDITKTLRYKVASQIKEVIKNPHSAVVLSVPTLDETPANIQFTPLSNDVKEASFRLLRQDNKEEICASHGISSDLIGTTKTGNLGGNTALADYEGFVERVIAPLQTLFENRFNKIIIQQDWGIFDWIFKFNQIRKTDISEQITQIKDLLDYGLITRRQAIEKIGKQFGASADPNNPLLDEYTIKGVPERVVFEESIEDFDDSFFENVQQQLLDEAERIEREGNDTTTVSDNELQNISGKKAQSRIQQIFKNEFKARKKIRK
- a CDS encoding phage minor head protein, with amino-acid sequence MFQQIIDVITRNLDYPSMNLNILENELYMLLSNYDEWYNELMDSYVEQSMELARQRHQQYTELLHNKEVTNSLLSDDITKKSWFKLISNKVKSRFKRTRKKTSLTGKLKAKNYRLKRQKKYTNSTFSKRTTKKVSRVIQKHYKNKKDTVHLKKSLNDKLRKIFNEDAKRMAESIIQGSKNESAYDEIMNDESIKNKQWITQGDDKVRDSHAELEGTIIPKDEVFPNGLEFPRDDRGDAEEVINCRCELLPA
- a CDS encoding phage terminase large subunit family protein — encoded protein: MMNTANEHGILGLGRWSMLINGGRWKPRDFDLIIIELLQYAIQGKMSKLLLSVPSRHGKSTLISKNFCSYFLSHFPNEQIILSSYSQRLASEFGGSVKDIINYYGYLSPYEVKVSSDNKAKNKFQIAKPYDGQMLAVGAGGSILGFGAGLFIIDDPIKSVNEAESETIQQRLRNWFSGTAKTRLQKRTDGKPPIMIVIAQRLHLKDLHGIIKETEPVISGLEALKILRGGESIDPNVWVDVNMPAICTDPESDILRRKKNEVLWEDQRSYDWLMKEKQAMGSYLFNAIYQGDPKEREGNIFKREWFYDELTDKLNCVIDENKICDIPTLRYWDFAGSGEQGDETSGVLTGYDGKNLYVLDLVNGKFTASQTKNKFIKSAYKDGKKTFIKIEQEPGSASKILINNLQRELQGYTIRADKVTRAKNMRSFELEALCEDRHFKIIKAPWNEKLVDQLINFTGREGGKDDIVDSLTGSARYWLKKKPKINV